A portion of the Amyelois transitella isolate CPQ chromosome 2, ilAmyTran1.1, whole genome shotgun sequence genome contains these proteins:
- the LOC106143626 gene encoding uncharacterized protein LOC106143626, translating to MLLFVLLLCAGAAFGASFKININGTEKPIYDLNEADKLFEKFIVDYAREYDSVEEKMMRFEIFKNKLSMINEKNWKYSAIHGINMFTDLTEEEFAKTYNCALPPEEANPCTKASPNELDPTQVRSSFDWRDKNGVTPIKNQNNCGSCWAFSIIGALESQYAIKQQQMLDLSEQQVVDCDQGDQGCDGGWINNAGLYIVDKGVMSESDYPYVASNGNCQYDSNKVVGKASSCMQLPSGVSEEDLKAALTQYGPISVAVDATGWNSYTGGIASCQSSACNHAVVLVGYNDEGSQPYWIIKNSWGSQWGEQGFIKIPLGSGACNINQCTMISQHVDTTQAISHEKCYVGPWACVPAWVTPSKPTVGHPGGREERYV from the exons ATGCTTTTATTCGTTTTGTTACTTTGCGCAGGAGCAGCATTTGGGgcatcttttaaaataaatattaatggcACAGAAAAACCTATTTATGATTTGAACGAAGCTGATAAGCTCTTTGAAAAGTTCATAGTGGATTATGCCAGGGAATATGACAGCGTTGAAGAAAAAATGATGAGATTTGAgatcttcaaaaataaacttagtatGATTAATGAGAAGAATTGGAAATATAGCGCAATTCATG GTATAAATATGTTCACTGATCTTACTGAAGAAGAATTTGCAAAAACTTACAATTGTGCCTTGCCACCGGAGGAGGCAAATCCGTGTACTAAGGCCTCTCCCAATGAATTGGACCCCACacaggtcaggtcaagtttTGACTGGCGTGACAAGAACGGAGTCACtccaataaaaaatcaaaacaattGCGGTTCTTGCTGGGCATTTAGTATTATAG gtGCGTTGGAATCTCAATATGCTATTAAACAACAGCAGATGTTGGACCTATCAGAACAACAAGTCGTAGATTGCGATCAAGGAGACCAAGGATGCGACGGCGGGTGGATCAATAATGCTGGATt ATATATAGTGGATAAAGGTGTTATGTCAGAAAGTGATTATCCATACGTTGCGTCAAATGGCAATTGTCAATATGATTCCAATAAAGTGGTCGGAAAAGCATCGAGTTGTATGCAGTTACCTAGTGGGGTTTCCGAAGAAGATCTGAAGGCGGCGCTGACGCAGTACGGCCCCATATCAGTtg cCGTGGATGCGACCGGCTGGAATAGCTACACGGGAGGCATTGCATCATGTCAGTCATCTGCATGCAATCATGCAGTCGTACTTGTGGGCTATAACGACGAAG gttcTCAACCTTATTGGATTATAAAGAACTCATGGGGTTCCCAATGGGGTGAACAGGGATTCATCAAGATTCCCCTGGGATCGGGAGCTTGTAACATCAATCAATGCACTATG ATATCGCAACATGTTGATACAACACAGGCGATTTCTCACGAGAAATGCTACGTGGGTCCGTGGGCGTGTGTCCCAGCATGGGTTACGCCTTCGAAGCCCACCGTTGGGCACCCCGGTGGGAGGGAGGAGCGGTACGTGTGA